The following proteins are encoded in a genomic region of Hemibagrus wyckioides isolate EC202008001 linkage group LG29, SWU_Hwy_1.0, whole genome shotgun sequence:
- the dctn1a gene encoding dynactin subunit 1a isoform X2, producing the protein MSADGGKPVKVGSLVEVIGKGQRGTVAYVGATLFASGKWVGVILDEPKGKNDGTVQGKAYFTCKENHGIFVRQSQIQLIEDGGSSATSPDTPESGITKVPRKEIAETPGKGSRQAVVRRSAKWNTPGRLSYSSSLPSLVMTGRPSAAASDLSGSVLLESEPATPSQSALGAPVMPQPSRTSNEPPSGPAPSISSKEEEALRAQVKDLEEKLETLRMKRTEDKAKLKELEKHKIQLEQLQEWKSKMQEQQNELQKQLKEAKKEARDAHEAKDRYMEEMADTADAIEMATLDKEMAEERVESLQQEVESLKEKVEELTMDLEILKHEIEEKGSDGAASSYQVKQLEEQNARLKEALVRMRDLSSSEKQEHVKLQKQMEKKNSELETLRVQKQKLQEEMKQAEATIDELKEQVDAALGAEEMVETLTERNLDLEEKVRELRETVSDLEAINEMNDELQENARETELELREQLDLAGARVREANKRVEAAQETVADYQQTINKYRELTTHLQEVNRELTNQQSATAEQLQQPPAELFDFKIKFAETKAYAKAIEMELRKMEVQQANRQVSLLTSFMPDSFLRHGGDHDCILVLLLIPRLICKAELISKQAQEKFDLNENITERSGLRGSAGEQLSFASGLVYSLAMLQATLHKYEQALNQCSVDVFQRMGTLHSEMSVHERSLDFLIELLHKDQLDETVQVEPLTKAIKYYQQLYSIHLADQPEDCTVQLADHIKFVQSALDCMGAELGRLRSFLQPGQEGAEFMLLLKDLETSCGDIRQFCKKIRRRMPGTDAPGIPAALSYLPQVGEALAESRKQLSCVVAALQETAASGAHLIATLSEQEGLSALTLEDAIYKALEQIYGSQGQNLRECLRQSCSAVIATMNKMATAMQEGEYDSEKPQLVPPPVELRSAALRAEITDAEGLGLKLEDRETVIKELKKSLKIKGEELSEANVRLSLLEKKLDTSTKDADERVEKIQTKLDETNALLKKKEKEFEETMDALQADIDQLEAEKAELKQRLSSQSRMTIEGLRGSPASGIASIVTGGTTGGVVSGIASVPGTVQVVDSPLLKQQMDVQRLAIKHLKNENYRLKAEKMKAQLASLPPLSVPNMAGVMKDGSLNDGISGTLYRKTDLLLSNLLKMSAGVKVVDITGKTPVSASAQLLEQTARLQSLSDALDKLKNEVSEHVVNQQMGARVRSDFATFPSSTFIKAEGEKKCGTVLVGKVMIPCSRGKEQAHSLVLSQHQLQRVHHLLMT; encoded by the exons ATGAGTGCAGATGGAGGGAAGCCGGTGAAGGTGGGCTCTCTGGTGGAGGTGATCGGTAAAGGGCAGCGGGGCACTGTGGCATACGTTGGTGCAACACTCTTCGCCTCAGGGAAATGGGTGGGAGTCATCCTGGATGAGCCAAAGGGCAAAAACGATGGCACTGTGCAGGGCAAGGCCTACTTCACCTGCAAGGAGAATCATGGGATATTCGTCCGCCAGTCTCAG ATCCAGCTGATTGAAGATGGAGGAAGCTCGGCTACTTCACCTGACACACCTGAGTCAGGCATCACTAAAGTGCCTCGGAAAG AAATTGCAGAAACACCCGGAAAAGGAAGCAGACAG GCCGTTGTGCGCCGTAGTGCCAAG TGGAATACTCCGGGACGACTCTCCTACTCCAGCTCCCTCCCCTCCCTTGTAATG ACCGGCCGTCCTTCAGCTGCTGCCTCCGATCTCTCAGGATCAGTCTTGCTGGAGAGCGAACCTGCCACTCCTTCCCAGAGTGCACTAGGGGCTCCTGTGATGCCACAGCCCAGCAGGACCTCTAATGAGCCTCCCAGCGGCCCTGCTCCCTCTATCTCCAGCAAA GAGGAAGAGGCTCTGCGTGCTCAGGTGAAGGATCtggaggagaagttggagacaCTCCGTATGAAGCGGACAGAGGACAAAGCAAAGCTGAAGGAACTCGAGAAGCACAAGATCCAGCTTGAGCAGCTGCAGGAGTGGAAGAGCAAAATGCAGGAGCAGCAGAACGAGCTGCAAAAACAACTCAAAGAAGCCAagaag GAAGCACGTGACGCTCATGAAGCTAAAGACCGCTACATGGAAGAGATGGCAGACACAGCAGATGCTATTGAGATGGCTACTCTGGATAAAGAAATGGCAGAAGAAAGGGTGGAGTCTCTGCAGCAGGAGGTGGAGAGTCTGAAGGAGAAAGTGGAAGAGTTAACCATGGACCTGGAGATCCTTAAACACGAGATTGAAGAGAAAG GTTCCGATGGTGCAGCTTCCAGTTATCAGGTGAAACAGCTAGAGGAGCAGAACGCACGACTGAAAGAGGCGCTGGTCAG GATGCGTGACCTGTCCTCATCTGAGAAGCAGGAGCATGTAAAGCTGCAGAAGCAGATGGAGAAGAAGAACTCGGAGCTAGAGACGCTACGAGTGCAGAAGCAGAAACTGCAAGAGGAGATGAAGCAGGCCGAGGCCACAATCGATGAGCTTAAAGAGCAG GTGGATGCCGCACTGGGAGCAGAAGAGATGGTGGAAACTCTGACTGAGAGAAATCTGGATCTggaggagaaagtgagagagctgagagagacTGTCAGTGACTTG GAAGCAATAAATGAGATGAACGATGAGCTGCAGGAGAATGCACGTGAAACAGAGCTGGAACTGCGCGAGCAGTTGGACCTGGCAGGAGCTCGAGTCCGGGAGGCCAACAAGAGAGTGGAAGCAGCTCAGGAGACTGTGGCTGATTATCAACAGACCATCAACAAATACCGGGAGCTCACCACTCACCTACAG gaagtgaatcgagagctgaccaatcagcagagTGCCACAGCCGAGCAGCTCCAGCAGCCTCCCGCTGAGCTTTTCGACTTCAAAATCAAGTTCGCTGAGACCAAAGCTTACGCTAAG GCCATTGAGATGGAGCTGCGTAAGATGGAGGTGCAGCAGGCGAACAGGCAAGTGTCACTGCTTACGTCGTTCATGCCCGACTCCTTCCTGAGGCACGGAGGAGATCATGACTGCATCCTGGTGCTGCTACTCATCCCCAGACTCATCTGTAAG GCGGAGTTGATCAGTAAGCAGGCTCAGGAGAAGTTTGATCTAAACGAGAACATCACAGAGCGCAGTGGGCTGCGTGGATCAGCAGGGGAGCAGCTTAGCTTCGCCTCGGGCCTTGTGTATTCCCTCGCAATGCTACAGGCCACACTGCACAAATACGAGCA GGCACTAAACCAGTGCAGCGTGGATGTGTTTCAGCGGATGGGGACTCTGCACTCTGAGATGAGTGTACACGAGCGCTCTCTCGACTTCCTCATTGAGCTACTGCATAAAGATCAGCTAGATGAGACAGTGCAGGTGGAACCTCTCACCAAGGCCATCAAATACTACCAG caactgtacagcatccacctGGCTGACCAGCCTGAAGACTGCACCGTTCAGCTGGCAGACCACATCAAG TTTGTCCAGAGTGCCCTGGATTGTATGGGGGCAGAGCTAGGACGCCTGCGTTCCTTCTTGCAACCTGGACAAGAAGGGGCGGAGTTTATGTTGCTGCTGAAGGACCTGGAGACTTCCTGTGGAGACATTCGTCAGTTCTGTAAGAAAATCCGCAGGAGAATGCCTGGGACTGATGCTCCTGGGATACCTGCCGCACTCTCTTACCTTCCCCAG gtgggTGAGGCCCTGGCGGAAAGCAGGAAGCAgctgagttgtgtagttgcaGCTCTCCAGGAGACAGCGGCTTCAGGAGCTCACCTCATTGCTACCCTTTCAGAGCAGGAGGGGCTCAGTGCACTTACACTCGAGGATGCAATCTATAAAGCACTGGAGCAG ATTTACGGTTCTCAGGGTCAGAACCTGCGCGAGTGCCTGCGTCAGTCATGCAGCGCTGTCATAGCAACCATGAACAAGATGGCCACCGCCATGCAAGAGGGAGAGTATGATTCTGAGAAACCGCAACTTGTg CCTCCCCCTGTAGAGCTGCGTTCCGCTGCTCTGAGAGCTGAGATCACCGATGCAGAAGGACTCGGCCTCAAACtggaggacagagagacagtcatCAAGGAACTTAAGAAATCCCTGAAGATCAAG GGGGAGGAGTTAAGCGAGGCGAATGTGCGTCTGAGTCTGCTGGAGAAGAAGTTGGACACATCTACTAAAGATGCAGACGAACGAGTGGAGAAGATCCAGACCAAACTGGATGAGACAAACGCATTGctgaagaaaaaggagaa GGAGTTTGAGGAGACCATGGATGCACTGCAGGCTGATATTGACCAGCTGGAGGCAGAGAAGGCGGAGCTTAAACAGAGACTCAGCAGCCAATCACGGATGACTATCGAAGGGCTGCGTGGATCACCAGCGTCAGGCATTGCCTCCATTGTCACAGGAGGCACTACAG GAGGTGTAGTCTCTGGTATAGCGAGTGTACCAGGTACCGTTCAAGTGGTGGATTCTCCTCTTCTGAAGCAGCAAATGGATGTTCAGAGGCTTGCAATCAAACACCTGAAGAATGAAAACTACAGACTTAAG GCAGAGAAGATGAAGGCCCAGCTGGCGTCTCTTCCTCCTTTGAGCGTGCCCAACATGGCCGGCGTGATGAAGGACGGCTCACTGAATGATGGCATTTCTGGAACTCTGTACCGGAAAACGGACCTGCTGCTGAGCAACCTGCTCAAGATGAGCGCCGGTGTCAAAGTGGTGGACATCACAGGGAAaacacctg TAAGTGCCAGTGCTCAGCTGTTGGAGCAGACGGCTAGACTGCAGTCTCTGAGCGATGCCCTAGACAAACTAAAG AATGAAGTATCGGAGCATGTAGTAAACCAACAGATGGGAGCTCGAGTTCGGTCCGATTTTGCCACGTTCCCTTCATCGACATTCATCAAG GCGGAGGGGGAGAAGAAGTGCGGCACCGTTTTGGTAGGTAAAGTGATGATCCCGTGTTCTCGCGGTAAAGAGCAAGCCCACTCTCTCGTCCTGTCGCAGCATCAGCTTCAGCGCGTGCACCACCTCCTCATGACCTAA
- the dctn1a gene encoding dynactin subunit 1a isoform X3 yields MSADGGKPVKVGSLVEVIGKGQRGTVAYVGATLFASGKWVGVILDEPKGKNDGTVQGKAYFTCKENHGIFVRQSQIQLIEDGGSSATSPDTPESGITKVPRKEIAETPGKGSRQTPTTKKAVVRRSAKTGRPSAAASDLSGSVLLESEPATPSQSALGAPVMPQPSRTSNEPPSGPAPSISSKEEEALRAQVKDLEEKLETLRMKRTEDKAKLKELEKHKIQLEQLQEWKSKMQEQQNELQKQLKEAKKEARDAHEAKDRYMEEMADTADAIEMATLDKEMAEERVESLQQEVESLKEKVEELTMDLEILKHEIEEKGSDGAASSYQVKQLEEQNARLKEALVRMRDLSSSEKQEHVKLQKQMEKKNSELETLRVQKQKLQEEMKQAEATIDELKEQVDAALGAEEMVETLTERNLDLEEKVRELRETVSDLEAINEMNDELQENARETELELREQLDLAGARVREANKRVEAAQETVADYQQTINKYRELTTHLQEVNRELTNQQSATAEQLQQPPAELFDFKIKFAETKAYAKAIEMELRKMEVQQANRQVSLLTSFMPDSFLRHGGDHDCILVLLLIPRLICKAELISKQAQEKFDLNENITERSGLRGSAGEQLSFASGLVYSLAMLQATLHKYEQALNQCSVDVFQRMGTLHSEMSVHERSLDFLIELLHKDQLDETVQVEPLTKAIKYYQQLYSIHLADQPEDCTVQLADHIKFVQSALDCMGAELGRLRSFLQPGQEGAEFMLLLKDLETSCGDIRQFCKKIRRRMPGTDAPGIPAALSYLPQVGEALAESRKQLSCVVAALQETAASGAHLIATLSEQEGLSALTLEDAIYKALEQIYGSQGQNLRECLRQSCSAVIATMNKMATAMQEGEYDSEKPQLVPPPVELRSAALRAEITDAEGLGLKLEDRETVIKELKKSLKIKGEELSEANVRLSLLEKKLDTSTKDADERVEKIQTKLDETNALLKKKEKEFEETMDALQADIDQLEAEKAELKQRLSSQSRMTIEGLRGSPASGIASIVTGGTTGGVVSGIASVPGTVQVVDSPLLKQQMDVQRLAIKHLKNENYRLKAEKMKAQLASLPPLSVPNMAGVMKDGSLNDGISGTLYRKTDLLLSNLLKMSAGVKVVDITGKTPVSASAQLLEQTARLQSLSDALDKLKNEVSEHVVNQQMGARVRSDFATFPSSTFIKAEGEKKCGTVLVGKVMIPCSRGKEQAHSLVLSQHQLQRVHHLLMT; encoded by the exons ATGAGTGCAGATGGAGGGAAGCCGGTGAAGGTGGGCTCTCTGGTGGAGGTGATCGGTAAAGGGCAGCGGGGCACTGTGGCATACGTTGGTGCAACACTCTTCGCCTCAGGGAAATGGGTGGGAGTCATCCTGGATGAGCCAAAGGGCAAAAACGATGGCACTGTGCAGGGCAAGGCCTACTTCACCTGCAAGGAGAATCATGGGATATTCGTCCGCCAGTCTCAG ATCCAGCTGATTGAAGATGGAGGAAGCTCGGCTACTTCACCTGACACACCTGAGTCAGGCATCACTAAAGTGCCTCGGAAAG AAATTGCAGAAACACCCGGAAAAGGAAGCAGACAG ACTCCAACTACGAAGAAG GCCGTTGTGCGCCGTAGTGCCAAG ACCGGCCGTCCTTCAGCTGCTGCCTCCGATCTCTCAGGATCAGTCTTGCTGGAGAGCGAACCTGCCACTCCTTCCCAGAGTGCACTAGGGGCTCCTGTGATGCCACAGCCCAGCAGGACCTCTAATGAGCCTCCCAGCGGCCCTGCTCCCTCTATCTCCAGCAAA GAGGAAGAGGCTCTGCGTGCTCAGGTGAAGGATCtggaggagaagttggagacaCTCCGTATGAAGCGGACAGAGGACAAAGCAAAGCTGAAGGAACTCGAGAAGCACAAGATCCAGCTTGAGCAGCTGCAGGAGTGGAAGAGCAAAATGCAGGAGCAGCAGAACGAGCTGCAAAAACAACTCAAAGAAGCCAagaag GAAGCACGTGACGCTCATGAAGCTAAAGACCGCTACATGGAAGAGATGGCAGACACAGCAGATGCTATTGAGATGGCTACTCTGGATAAAGAAATGGCAGAAGAAAGGGTGGAGTCTCTGCAGCAGGAGGTGGAGAGTCTGAAGGAGAAAGTGGAAGAGTTAACCATGGACCTGGAGATCCTTAAACACGAGATTGAAGAGAAAG GTTCCGATGGTGCAGCTTCCAGTTATCAGGTGAAACAGCTAGAGGAGCAGAACGCACGACTGAAAGAGGCGCTGGTCAG GATGCGTGACCTGTCCTCATCTGAGAAGCAGGAGCATGTAAAGCTGCAGAAGCAGATGGAGAAGAAGAACTCGGAGCTAGAGACGCTACGAGTGCAGAAGCAGAAACTGCAAGAGGAGATGAAGCAGGCCGAGGCCACAATCGATGAGCTTAAAGAGCAG GTGGATGCCGCACTGGGAGCAGAAGAGATGGTGGAAACTCTGACTGAGAGAAATCTGGATCTggaggagaaagtgagagagctgagagagacTGTCAGTGACTTG GAAGCAATAAATGAGATGAACGATGAGCTGCAGGAGAATGCACGTGAAACAGAGCTGGAACTGCGCGAGCAGTTGGACCTGGCAGGAGCTCGAGTCCGGGAGGCCAACAAGAGAGTGGAAGCAGCTCAGGAGACTGTGGCTGATTATCAACAGACCATCAACAAATACCGGGAGCTCACCACTCACCTACAG gaagtgaatcgagagctgaccaatcagcagagTGCCACAGCCGAGCAGCTCCAGCAGCCTCCCGCTGAGCTTTTCGACTTCAAAATCAAGTTCGCTGAGACCAAAGCTTACGCTAAG GCCATTGAGATGGAGCTGCGTAAGATGGAGGTGCAGCAGGCGAACAGGCAAGTGTCACTGCTTACGTCGTTCATGCCCGACTCCTTCCTGAGGCACGGAGGAGATCATGACTGCATCCTGGTGCTGCTACTCATCCCCAGACTCATCTGTAAG GCGGAGTTGATCAGTAAGCAGGCTCAGGAGAAGTTTGATCTAAACGAGAACATCACAGAGCGCAGTGGGCTGCGTGGATCAGCAGGGGAGCAGCTTAGCTTCGCCTCGGGCCTTGTGTATTCCCTCGCAATGCTACAGGCCACACTGCACAAATACGAGCA GGCACTAAACCAGTGCAGCGTGGATGTGTTTCAGCGGATGGGGACTCTGCACTCTGAGATGAGTGTACACGAGCGCTCTCTCGACTTCCTCATTGAGCTACTGCATAAAGATCAGCTAGATGAGACAGTGCAGGTGGAACCTCTCACCAAGGCCATCAAATACTACCAG caactgtacagcatccacctGGCTGACCAGCCTGAAGACTGCACCGTTCAGCTGGCAGACCACATCAAG TTTGTCCAGAGTGCCCTGGATTGTATGGGGGCAGAGCTAGGACGCCTGCGTTCCTTCTTGCAACCTGGACAAGAAGGGGCGGAGTTTATGTTGCTGCTGAAGGACCTGGAGACTTCCTGTGGAGACATTCGTCAGTTCTGTAAGAAAATCCGCAGGAGAATGCCTGGGACTGATGCTCCTGGGATACCTGCCGCACTCTCTTACCTTCCCCAG gtgggTGAGGCCCTGGCGGAAAGCAGGAAGCAgctgagttgtgtagttgcaGCTCTCCAGGAGACAGCGGCTTCAGGAGCTCACCTCATTGCTACCCTTTCAGAGCAGGAGGGGCTCAGTGCACTTACACTCGAGGATGCAATCTATAAAGCACTGGAGCAG ATTTACGGTTCTCAGGGTCAGAACCTGCGCGAGTGCCTGCGTCAGTCATGCAGCGCTGTCATAGCAACCATGAACAAGATGGCCACCGCCATGCAAGAGGGAGAGTATGATTCTGAGAAACCGCAACTTGTg CCTCCCCCTGTAGAGCTGCGTTCCGCTGCTCTGAGAGCTGAGATCACCGATGCAGAAGGACTCGGCCTCAAACtggaggacagagagacagtcatCAAGGAACTTAAGAAATCCCTGAAGATCAAG GGGGAGGAGTTAAGCGAGGCGAATGTGCGTCTGAGTCTGCTGGAGAAGAAGTTGGACACATCTACTAAAGATGCAGACGAACGAGTGGAGAAGATCCAGACCAAACTGGATGAGACAAACGCATTGctgaagaaaaaggagaa GGAGTTTGAGGAGACCATGGATGCACTGCAGGCTGATATTGACCAGCTGGAGGCAGAGAAGGCGGAGCTTAAACAGAGACTCAGCAGCCAATCACGGATGACTATCGAAGGGCTGCGTGGATCACCAGCGTCAGGCATTGCCTCCATTGTCACAGGAGGCACTACAG GAGGTGTAGTCTCTGGTATAGCGAGTGTACCAGGTACCGTTCAAGTGGTGGATTCTCCTCTTCTGAAGCAGCAAATGGATGTTCAGAGGCTTGCAATCAAACACCTGAAGAATGAAAACTACAGACTTAAG GCAGAGAAGATGAAGGCCCAGCTGGCGTCTCTTCCTCCTTTGAGCGTGCCCAACATGGCCGGCGTGATGAAGGACGGCTCACTGAATGATGGCATTTCTGGAACTCTGTACCGGAAAACGGACCTGCTGCTGAGCAACCTGCTCAAGATGAGCGCCGGTGTCAAAGTGGTGGACATCACAGGGAAaacacctg TAAGTGCCAGTGCTCAGCTGTTGGAGCAGACGGCTAGACTGCAGTCTCTGAGCGATGCCCTAGACAAACTAAAG AATGAAGTATCGGAGCATGTAGTAAACCAACAGATGGGAGCTCGAGTTCGGTCCGATTTTGCCACGTTCCCTTCATCGACATTCATCAAG GCGGAGGGGGAGAAGAAGTGCGGCACCGTTTTGGTAGGTAAAGTGATGATCCCGTGTTCTCGCGGTAAAGAGCAAGCCCACTCTCTCGTCCTGTCGCAGCATCAGCTTCAGCGCGTGCACCACCTCCTCATGACCTAA